The following are encoded together in the Thalassomonas haliotis genome:
- a CDS encoding YajG family lipoprotein, with protein MKLKNLTPLKQGRAQFGSMLAISALLLLGGCSQTPSHLIVAPEIMATSSGKYANKQAHIQVFDMRTGNHIVQISRPEKAAQLFSSQAPLKDIVAQSLNTQLSKQGMAISTVASNAIEVSIDQALIKVEQQLMQYQVKSEIVLTVKIDNGIGTLTNTFRNRGSSHGPLKADIAVLERDFNQQLALLLAQVIDNQEIQQFIR; from the coding sequence ATGAAACTAAAAAATCTAACTCCCTTAAAACAAGGCCGGGCGCAGTTCGGCTCTATGCTGGCCATCTCTGCCCTATTACTGCTCGGCGGTTGCAGTCAGACCCCGAGCCATTTAATCGTCGCACCCGAAATCATGGCAACAAGCTCAGGCAAATATGCCAATAAACAGGCACATATCCAGGTATTTGATATGCGCACCGGCAACCATATAGTACAAATTTCACGGCCGGAAAAAGCGGCGCAGCTGTTTTCTTCACAGGCGCCCCTTAAAGACATAGTGGCACAAAGCCTAAATACACAGCTAAGCAAGCAGGGCATGGCCATAAGCACGGTCGCCAGTAATGCCATAGAAGTATCTATCGACCAGGCCTTAATCAAGGTCGAGCAGCAATTGATGCAATACCAGGTAAAGAGTGAAATCGTGCTGACGGTTAAAATCGACAACGGTATCGGCACCCTCACCAATACTTTTCGCAACCGGGGCAGCAGCCATGGGCCGTTAAAAGCGGATATTGCGGTATTGGAGCGGGATTTTAACCAGCAATTGGCTTTGCTCTTGGCCCAGGTCATTGATAATCAAGAGATCCAACAATTTATCAGGTAA
- the fabV gene encoding enoyl-ACP reductase FabV, which produces MVIQPKIRGFICTNAHPKGCEAHVNEQISYVRGQLQAETKPKNVLVIGASTGYGLASRITAAFGNNAKTLGVFFEKPPTEKKTASAGWYNTAAFQKAADEVGLWSKNINGDAFSNEIKEKTIDVIKEELGQIDLVVYSLASPRRTDPVTGEVYSSTLKPIGQDVTTKNLNTSKRIIDEVSVEAASEDEIANTVKVMGGEDWELWINALKGAGVLADGFKTVAYTYIGKELTWPIYGKATIGRAKDDLDRASSAIKAATGDIQGQAYVTSLNAVVTQASSAIPIMPLYISAMFKVMKGDGTYEGCIEQIQGLFRDNLYGENPVLDDMGRLRQNNKELEDSVQQRVTDIWNQVTTDTIDELTDYSGYHREFLHLFGFELDGVDYDGDVSPLVEINNLV; this is translated from the coding sequence ATGGTTATTCAGCCAAAAATTCGTGGTTTTATTTGTACCAATGCCCACCCTAAGGGTTGTGAAGCACATGTAAATGAACAAATATCTTATGTCAGAGGCCAGCTGCAGGCGGAAACTAAGCCAAAAAATGTCCTGGTGATCGGGGCATCTACCGGTTATGGCCTGGCTTCGCGTATCACCGCCGCTTTTGGTAACAATGCCAAAACCTTGGGGGTTTTCTTTGAAAAGCCGCCGACAGAAAAGAAAACGGCTTCCGCCGGCTGGTACAATACCGCCGCTTTCCAAAAGGCTGCCGATGAGGTTGGTTTGTGGTCAAAAAACATCAACGGTGATGCTTTTTCTAATGAAATCAAAGAAAAAACCATTGATGTCATCAAAGAAGAGTTGGGACAGATTGATTTGGTCGTCTACAGCCTGGCATCGCCACGCCGTACCGATCCCGTTACCGGTGAAGTTTATTCATCAACCCTCAAGCCTATTGGCCAGGATGTAACCACTAAAAATTTAAATACTTCCAAGCGTATTATTGATGAAGTATCTGTTGAAGCGGCAAGCGAAGATGAAATTGCCAATACCGTTAAGGTCATGGGCGGCGAAGACTGGGAATTATGGATCAATGCCCTTAAAGGCGCCGGTGTCCTGGCCGATGGTTTTAAAACCGTTGCTTATACCTATATAGGTAAAGAGCTGACCTGGCCGATTTATGGTAAAGCCACCATAGGCCGTGCCAAAGATGATCTGGACCGGGCTTCAAGCGCCATTAAAGCGGCTACCGGCGATATTCAGGGGCAAGCTTATGTGACTTCCCTTAATGCCGTGGTAACCCAGGCAAGTTCGGCTATTCCTATTATGCCGCTGTATATTTCTGCCATGTTCAAAGTGATGAAAGGCGACGGCACCTATGAAGGCTGTATCGAGCAGATTCAGGGCTTATTCCGTGACAATTTATACGGCGAAAACCCTGTATTGGATGATATGGGCCGTTTACGTCAAAACAATAAAGAACTTGAAGACAGCGTTCAGCAAAGGGTGACGGATATCTGGAACCAGGTAACCACAGACACCATAGATGAGCTGACCGATTACAGCGGTTATCATCGGGAGTTTTTACACCTGTTTGGTTTTGAGCTTGACGGCGTTGATTATGATGGCGATGTCAGCCCGCTGGTAGAGATCAATAACCTGGTTTAA
- a CDS encoding alpha-ketoglutarate-dependent dioxygenase AlkB family protein: protein MQYFPDFIPMARSRLLYDELAQQLDWSQDSIVLYGKAVLIPRLQAWYGDNGLDYTYSQLTLTAKPWLPVLTELKQMVQAKTGQHFNAVLANLYRDGNDTVGWHSDDEPELGENPVIASLSFGGERNFNLKHKISGEKLTLPLKSGSLLTMAGQTQRYWQHCLPRTKKAKLPRINLTFRQIKS, encoded by the coding sequence TTGCAGTATTTCCCTGACTTTATCCCTATGGCCAGGAGCCGGTTGTTATATGATGAGCTGGCGCAGCAACTGGACTGGTCCCAGGATAGTATTGTGCTTTATGGCAAAGCTGTGCTTATCCCCAGACTACAGGCCTGGTATGGTGATAACGGCCTTGATTATACCTATTCGCAGTTGACGCTGACGGCCAAGCCCTGGTTGCCGGTATTGACTGAGCTAAAACAAATGGTGCAGGCAAAAACCGGGCAGCACTTTAATGCCGTGCTGGCCAACCTTTACCGTGACGGCAATGATACCGTCGGCTGGCACAGTGATGATGAACCTGAGCTGGGGGAAAACCCGGTGATCGCTTCTTTGTCATTCGGCGGGGAAAGAAACTTTAATTTAAAGCATAAAATTTCTGGTGAAAAACTGACGCTACCTTTAAAATCAGGCAGCTTGTTGACTATGGCGGGGCAAACCCAGCGCTATTGGCAGCATTGTTTGCCGCGGACAAAAAAGGCAAAATTGCCGCGAATTAACCTGACTTTTCGGCAAATAAAAAGCTAA
- a CDS encoding NADH:ubiquinone reductase (Na(+)-transporting) subunit B, with amino-acid sequence MGLKKFIEDIEPHFEKGGKHEKWFALYEAIATGLFTPGYVTKGKTHVRDSIDLKRIMITVWLAVFPAMFFGMYNIGFQATEALAAGYALPDSWQVGLFSMLGGTLTTDSNWFSMMFYGAMFFLPIYAVTFIVGGFWEVLFAAVRKHEVNEGFFVTSILFALIVPASIPLWQVAIGITFGVVIAKEVFGGTGKNFLNPALAGRAFLFFAYPGEISGDAVWVAVDGFSGATSLSAFAAATPGTIDYSMNADWWDAFWGFVPGSVGEVSTAAILIGGAYILYKGIASWRIVLGVFLGMAATATLFNAIGSDTNAMFAMPWHWHLVVGGFAFGMMFMATDPVSASFTNKGKWMFGALVGVMVVLIRVVNPAFPEGMMLAILFANLFAPLFDYFVVQANVKRRLARNVQ; translated from the coding sequence ATGGGCTTGAAAAAGTTTATTGAAGATATTGAGCCGCATTTTGAAAAAGGCGGTAAACATGAGAAGTGGTTTGCCCTTTACGAAGCCATAGCCACAGGTTTATTTACCCCGGGTTATGTTACCAAAGGCAAAACCCATGTACGCGACAGCATAGATTTGAAGCGTATTATGATCACCGTCTGGTTAGCAGTCTTCCCGGCGATGTTCTTCGGTATGTACAACATAGGTTTCCAGGCAACTGAAGCTTTGGCTGCCGGTTATGCCTTACCTGACAGCTGGCAAGTAGGTTTGTTCAGCATGCTTGGCGGTACGCTGACCACGGACTCTAACTGGTTCAGCATGATGTTCTACGGCGCCATGTTCTTCCTGCCGATTTACGCCGTGACCTTTATTGTCGGCGGTTTCTGGGAAGTCTTATTCGCCGCGGTGCGCAAACATGAAGTCAACGAAGGTTTCTTTGTTACCTCTATTTTATTTGCCCTGATCGTACCGGCTTCCATTCCTTTGTGGCAGGTGGCTATCGGTATTACCTTTGGTGTGGTTATCGCCAAGGAAGTCTTCGGCGGTACAGGTAAAAACTTCCTGAACCCGGCCTTGGCGGGTCGTGCATTTTTATTCTTCGCTTACCCGGGTGAAATCTCAGGTGATGCGGTTTGGGTTGCCGTCGACGGCTTCTCCGGCGCAACTTCATTAAGTGCTTTTGCAGCTGCTACACCTGGCACAATTGATTACAGCATGAATGCCGACTGGTGGGATGCCTTCTGGGGCTTTGTTCCCGGCTCTGTCGGTGAAGTTTCTACCGCCGCTATCTTAATCGGTGGTGCTTATATCCTTTATAAAGGCATAGCCTCATGGCGCATCGTATTAGGTGTGTTCTTGGGTATGGCGGCAACCGCAACTTTATTTAATGCGATCGGCAGCGATACTAACGCTATGTTTGCCATGCCTTGGCACTGGCACTTAGTGGTTGGTGGTTTTGCCTTTGGTATGATGTTTATGGCAACCGATCCGGTATCTGCTTCATTTACCAACAAAGGTAAATGGATGTTTGGCGCCTTAGTCGGTGTCATGGTGGTATTAATTCGTGTGGTTAACCCGGCTTTCCCTGAAGGCATGATGTTAGCTATCTTATTTGCCAACTTATTTGCGCCACTGTTCGATTACTTTGTGGTACAGGCAAACGTAAAACGGAGGCTTGCACGTAATGTCCAGTAA
- a CDS encoding Na(+)-translocating NADH-quinone reductase subunit A, with translation MITIKKGLDVPVVGAPQQVIHDGPTIKTVATLGEEFVGMRPTMFVKVGDRVKKGQVLFEDKKNPGVKFTAQAAGVVKEINRGEKRVLQSVVIELDGSEQETFKSYSANELASLAREDVVANLVNSGLWTALRTRPFSKIPAIDSEPKAIFVSAMDTNPLAADAEVVINDNSEAFQNGLQILARLSGDVFVSKAPGANIPAAANAKVNEFAGKHPAGLVGTHIHFLKPASAENVVWHLGYQDVIAFGKLFTTGELDNSRVISLAGPAAKNPRLVRTTLGANTADLARDESKEGELRVVSGSILHGATAHGVHGYLGRYHVQVALLLEGREKEFIGYMYPGPNKFSVTRAFMSHFFPNKLFNMTTTTNGSARDMVPIGNFERVMPLDILPTMLLRDLCAGDTDGAQQLGALELDEEDLALCTFVCPGKTDYGVVLRECLTTIEKEG, from the coding sequence ATGATTACGATAAAAAAAGGTCTGGATGTTCCTGTAGTCGGAGCTCCCCAGCAGGTAATCCATGATGGTCCGACCATCAAAACCGTTGCAACGCTCGGTGAAGAGTTTGTGGGCATGCGACCAACTATGTTTGTTAAAGTAGGTGATCGCGTTAAAAAAGGTCAGGTTCTTTTTGAAGATAAAAAGAATCCGGGCGTTAAGTTCACAGCTCAGGCTGCCGGTGTTGTTAAAGAAATCAATCGTGGTGAAAAGCGTGTTTTACAGTCCGTTGTTATCGAACTCGATGGCAGCGAGCAGGAAACTTTTAAAAGCTATTCTGCCAATGAGTTAGCCTCATTAGCACGTGAAGATGTTGTCGCTAACCTGGTCAATTCAGGTTTGTGGACCGCTTTGCGCACCCGTCCATTTAGCAAGATCCCTGCTATTGATAGCGAGCCGAAAGCTATTTTTGTCAGCGCCATGGATACTAATCCGTTAGCTGCAGATGCTGAAGTGGTTATCAATGACAACAGTGAAGCTTTCCAAAATGGCTTACAGATCCTGGCCCGTTTAAGTGGTGACGTTTTTGTATCCAAGGCTCCCGGAGCTAATATTCCGGCAGCGGCGAATGCCAAGGTAAATGAGTTTGCCGGTAAGCACCCTGCGGGTCTTGTTGGTACTCATATCCATTTCCTTAAACCTGCCAGTGCCGAAAACGTTGTTTGGCATTTAGGTTACCAGGATGTGATTGCTTTTGGTAAGTTATTCACCACGGGTGAGCTTGATAACTCTCGTGTGATTTCCCTTGCTGGTCCTGCAGCGAAGAATCCGCGTTTAGTTCGTACTACTTTAGGCGCTAACACTGCTGATTTAGCTCGCGATGAAAGCAAAGAAGGTGAACTTCGTGTTGTTTCCGGCTCGATCCTTCACGGCGCGACCGCCCATGGCGTTCACGGCTACTTAGGTCGTTACCATGTACAGGTGGCTTTATTGCTGGAAGGGCGTGAGAAAGAATTTATCGGCTACATGTATCCAGGCCCAAATAAGTTCTCGGTAACCCGTGCCTTTATGTCACACTTCTTCCCGAATAAGTTATTTAACATGACCACCACGACCAACGGTAGTGCGCGGGACATGGTGCCAATCGGCAACTTTGAGCGTGTGATGCCATTAGATATTTTACCAACCATGTTGTTACGTGATTTATGTGCCGGCGATACCGACGGTGCACAGCAGCTTGGTGCCTTAGAGCTGGATGAAGAAGATTTAGCCTTATGTACATTTGTTTGCCCGGGCAAAACAGATTACGGCGTTGTTCTTCGTGAATGCCTAACTACCATAGAGAAGGAAGGTTAG
- a CDS encoding methyltransferase, with protein MLSPFIINDRNLHLDRYPLAQVNRSLQAWDAADEYLVNHIDQHQLLNPESRVLIFNDLFGALTVNFTENQLFTVNDSFLSMCGIKHNLEQNHLSGDTHKQLTSLDPLPDDIDIILYKIPKSKSLLSEQLVKIKQKYSEQVIFIAADRAKEIHTSTLKQFEKYLGTTKTSLAVKKARLVFAELDNPTRYNSPFPTVWPLENTRFSLSNHANVYAREKLDLGARYFVRHLPEIAAGSQVIDLGCGNGVIGLTVLAAQGEAQVQFVDESHMAIASARENIESNLPRATDNCLFHVNDCLTGFEEDSADVILCNPPFHQQTATTDHIAWQMFNDSFRVLKKGGELRIIGNRQLGYHVKLQRIFGNHKLIATNEKFVTISAIKK; from the coding sequence ATGCTCAGTCCTTTTATTATCAATGACAGAAACCTCCATCTCGACCGCTACCCCCTGGCACAGGTTAACCGCAGTTTACAGGCCTGGGATGCCGCCGATGAATACCTGGTAAACCATATTGACCAGCACCAGCTGCTCAACCCCGAATCCAGGGTGTTAATCTTTAACGATTTATTTGGCGCTCTAACGGTAAACTTCACCGAAAACCAGCTCTTTACCGTCAACGATTCTTTTTTAAGTATGTGCGGCATCAAGCATAACCTGGAGCAGAACCACCTCAGCGGCGATACCCACAAGCAACTGACCAGCTTAGATCCCTTGCCGGATGATATCGATATTATCCTGTACAAGATCCCCAAAAGTAAGTCCCTACTTAGCGAGCAGTTAGTAAAAATAAAGCAAAAATATAGCGAACAGGTCATTTTTATTGCCGCCGACCGGGCAAAGGAAATTCACACCTCCACGTTAAAGCAATTTGAAAAATACCTGGGCACAACCAAAACGTCTTTGGCGGTGAAAAAAGCCCGCTTGGTATTTGCCGAGCTGGACAACCCCACCCGTTATAACTCGCCCTTTCCAACCGTCTGGCCGCTGGAAAATACCCGTTTCTCCCTGAGCAACCATGCCAATGTTTATGCCAGGGAAAAATTGGACTTGGGCGCCCGTTATTTTGTCCGGCACTTACCCGAGATCGCCGCCGGCAGCCAAGTGATCGATTTAGGTTGTGGTAACGGCGTTATCGGCTTGACCGTGCTCGCCGCACAAGGGGAAGCCCAAGTACAGTTTGTCGATGAATCCCATATGGCGATAGCCTCTGCCCGGGAGAATATTGAAAGCAACTTGCCCCGGGCCACGGATAATTGCCTTTTCCATGTTAATGACTGCCTCACCGGCTTTGAAGAAGACAGCGCAGATGTCATTTTGTGCAACCCACCTTTTCATCAGCAAACCGCCACCACAGATCATATTGCCTGGCAAATGTTCAACGACAGTTTCAGAGTCTTAAAAAAAGGCGGGGAATTGCGTATTATCGGTAACAGACAATTAGGTTATCATGTTAAATTACAGCGTATTTTCGGCAACCATAAATTGATTGCCACCAATGAGAAATTCGTCACTATTTCAGCGATAAAAAAATGA
- the bolA gene encoding transcriptional regulator BolA — protein MTIEAIIEEKLLTAFSPVHLDVINESHQHNVPPGSESHFKVIIVSEKFEGERLINRHRAINTLLATELAEHIHALALHTYTEKEWQNYYAENTPLSPKCLGGGKKQSV, from the coding sequence ATGACAATTGAAGCCATAATCGAAGAAAAGTTACTCACGGCATTCTCTCCCGTGCATTTGGATGTGATTAACGAAAGTCATCAGCATAATGTGCCCCCGGGCAGTGAGTCGCATTTTAAAGTGATCATCGTCTCTGAAAAATTCGAAGGGGAGCGTTTGATCAACCGCCATCGGGCCATCAATACTCTGCTGGCCACCGAGTTGGCGGAGCATATCCATGCCCTGGCTTTACATACCTATACCGAAAAAGAATGGCAAAACTACTATGCCGAGAATACGCCGTTATCGCCTAAATGCCTGGGAGGCGGGAAAAAGCAGTCGGTGTAA
- a CDS encoding peptidylprolyl isomerase: MKAVNLKFLALFLLCLSFFSQAKNVAIDPNNIYPRVKMETSMGVIIVELDRVKAPLTVDNFLTYVVTGEYNNTIFHRIMADFIVQGGGYDPMFIEKKVNGDIVNESGNGLKNEAGTIAMAKENRPHTANRQFFFNVADNKSLDPGKRWGYAVFGSIVEGEEVLEAMAQVETDYNSEMAWADVPIKPVILKKATLLPAL, encoded by the coding sequence ATGAAAGCAGTTAACTTAAAATTTCTAGCGTTATTTTTACTCTGCCTCAGCTTTTTCAGCCAGGCAAAAAATGTCGCCATAGACCCCAACAACATTTATCCCAGGGTCAAAATGGAAACGTCCATGGGAGTGATTATCGTCGAACTTGACCGGGTGAAAGCGCCGCTCACCGTCGATAACTTTCTCACCTATGTGGTCACGGGCGAATACAACAATACTATCTTCCACCGTATCATGGCCGACTTTATCGTCCAGGGCGGCGGTTACGATCCCATGTTTATCGAGAAAAAAGTCAACGGCGATATCGTCAACGAATCCGGCAACGGCCTGAAAAATGAAGCCGGTACCATAGCTATGGCCAAAGAAAACCGCCCCCATACCGCCAACCGCCAGTTCTTTTTTAATGTTGCCGACAATAAAAGTCTCGATCCCGGAAAACGTTGGGGTTATGCGGTTTTTGGCAGTATTGTCGAAGGGGAAGAAGTCCTTGAAGCCATGGCCCAGGTAGAAACCGATTATAATTCCGAGATGGCCTGGGCGGATGTGCCGATTAAACCCGTGATCCTGAAAAAAGCCACCCTGTTACCGGCACTGTAG
- a CDS encoding TRAP transporter large permease: MEYAAILMFVTVCLVLLLGYPVALSLAGTALLFAGAGMALEVFDPAFLTALPSRLYGVVNNQTLLAVPLFVFMGAMLERSKIAENLLNAMSLLFGRFHGGLGISVILVGALLAASTGIVGATVVTMGLLSLPTMLKRGYSPAFSSGIICATGTLGQIIPPSIALVLLGDVLSNAYQKAQLDMGIFSPETVSVGDLFAGAVVPGLILVGFYILYCLVLAVVKPDIMPRLEAQDIEKLTRDQSVPALMLSALVPPLLLMVAVLGSILLGYATPTEAAGVGAMGATLLALSQKKLTLENLRAVMQSTTKITAMVFMILIGASLFSLVFRGFGGEELVHGFFQQMPGGIVGATLIVMLVIFLLGFILDFIEITFVVVPIVAPVLLAMGLDPIWLGIMIAINLQTSFLTPPFGFALFYLRGVAAKSVRTADIYRGVIPFIAMQLALLLALAIWPELVTWLPELMYK; this comes from the coding sequence ATGGAATATGCTGCAATTTTGATGTTTGTGACGGTGTGCCTGGTATTACTGCTGGGTTATCCGGTGGCTCTTTCACTGGCGGGAACCGCACTTTTATTTGCCGGGGCGGGTATGGCCCTGGAGGTATTCGATCCTGCCTTTTTAACCGCTCTGCCCAGTCGTCTTTACGGGGTAGTGAATAACCAAACCCTATTGGCGGTGCCGCTGTTTGTTTTTATGGGGGCCATGCTTGAGCGCTCGAAAATCGCAGAAAACCTGCTCAATGCCATGTCGCTGCTTTTTGGCCGATTTCACGGCGGTCTGGGGATTTCGGTTATTCTGGTCGGGGCCTTGCTGGCGGCGAGTACCGGTATTGTCGGTGCAACAGTGGTAACTATGGGGCTTTTGTCTTTGCCGACTATGCTTAAACGCGGTTATAGCCCGGCTTTTTCTTCCGGGATCATTTGTGCTACCGGCACCCTTGGCCAGATTATTCCTCCTTCCATTGCCCTGGTCTTACTCGGTGATGTTTTATCCAACGCCTACCAAAAAGCCCAGTTGGATATGGGCATATTTAGCCCGGAAACCGTTTCCGTGGGGGATTTATTTGCCGGTGCGGTCGTGCCGGGGCTGATCCTGGTAGGCTTTTATATTCTTTATTGCCTGGTGCTTGCCGTGGTCAAGCCCGATATTATGCCGCGCCTGGAAGCTCAAGACATAGAAAAACTCACCCGGGATCAGTCTGTTCCGGCACTGATGCTGTCGGCATTAGTGCCGCCGCTGTTATTGATGGTAGCGGTATTAGGTTCCATTTTACTCGGCTATGCCACGCCTACCGAGGCCGCCGGTGTCGGGGCCATGGGGGCGACTTTATTGGCCTTGTCCCAGAAAAAGCTGACGTTAGAGAATTTAAGGGCGGTAATGCAAAGCACCACCAAGATCACCGCCATGGTGTTTATGATCCTCATCGGCGCCAGTTTGTTTTCCCTGGTATTTCGTGGTTTTGGCGGTGAAGAGCTGGTACATGGCTTTTTCCAGCAGATGCCCGGAGGGATTGTCGGCGCTACCCTGATTGTGATGCTGGTGATCTTTTTATTAGGTTTTATCCTCGACTTTATCGAGATCACTTTTGTGGTCGTGCCCATCGTTGCCCCGGTTTTATTGGCCATGGGGCTTGATCCTATCTGGTTGGGCATTATGATAGCCATTAACCTGCAAACCTCCTTTTTGACGCCGCCGTTTGGTTTTGCGTTATTTTATCTACGCGGGGTTGCAGCTAAATCGGTGCGCACGGCAGATATTTACCGCGGCGTGATCCCTTTTATCGCGATGCAGCTGGCTTTGCTGCTCGCCCTGGCGATTTGGCCGGAATTAGTCACCTGGTTGCCTGAGTTGATGTACAAATAA
- a CDS encoding TRAP transporter substrate-binding protein, whose product MINKMNKWISASLLAISSLALTACGDKQSSGQSGQSAEVKTYKWKMVTSWPKNFPGLGMAPEKFADYVNEMSGGRLKVQVYGAGELVPGFQVFDAVSGGTAQMGHSGSYYWKGKIPSSPLFGAIPFGMTATELNAWLHYGGGLELWQEMYKPFGIIPMAGGNSGAQFAGWFKKEIHSMDDLKGLKMRIPGLAGEVLQRAGAVPVTLTGGEIFSSLQSGAIDASEWVGPYNDLAFGFYQAAEYYYSSIWHEPGTGLEFLINEKAFNELPRDLQKIVEVAARAVNESTLDEYNARNNEALHQLQEKHKVKLRTLPEPVLAELKRITAEVMAEQASKDAGFAKVWKSYSDFMASIREYHDLTLKEYYLNR is encoded by the coding sequence ATGATAAATAAAATGAATAAATGGATCTCGGCCAGCCTGCTGGCGATTTCAAGTTTAGCGTTAACCGCCTGCGGCGATAAGCAAAGCAGCGGTCAAAGCGGACAAAGTGCAGAAGTCAAAACCTATAAATGGAAAATGGTGACTTCCTGGCCGAAAAATTTCCCGGGCCTGGGGATGGCGCCGGAAAAATTTGCCGATTATGTCAATGAAATGAGCGGCGGCCGGTTAAAAGTTCAGGTATATGGCGCCGGTGAGCTGGTGCCCGGGTTCCAGGTCTTTGATGCCGTCTCCGGCGGCACCGCACAAATGGGTCACAGCGGCTCTTACTACTGGAAAGGCAAGATCCCTTCATCGCCGCTATTCGGCGCGATTCCTTTTGGCATGACGGCGACAGAATTAAATGCCTGGCTGCACTACGGCGGCGGTCTGGAGTTATGGCAGGAGATGTATAAACCTTTTGGCATTATTCCTATGGCGGGGGGCAACTCGGGGGCGCAGTTTGCCGGCTGGTTTAAAAAAGAAATTCACTCGATGGACGACCTTAAAGGCCTGAAGATGCGTATTCCCGGGCTTGCCGGAGAAGTTTTACAGCGCGCCGGCGCAGTACCTGTCACCCTAACCGGCGGTGAAATCTTCTCTTCGCTGCAAAGCGGCGCCATAGACGCATCGGAATGGGTGGGTCCTTATAACGATCTGGCGTTTGGCTTTTATCAGGCGGCGGAATATTATTATTCTTCTATCTGGCACGAGCCGGGGACCGGGCTTGAATTTTTGATCAATGAAAAAGCCTTTAATGAATTGCCCAGGGATTTGCAAAAAATTGTCGAAGTGGCTGCCCGGGCGGTGAATGAATCAACTTTGGATGAATACAATGCCCGTAACAATGAAGCCTTGCATCAGCTGCAGGAAAAGCACAAGGTAAAATTACGTACCTTGCCTGAGCCGGTATTGGCAGAATTAAAGCGCATCACCGCCGAGGTGATGGCGGAGCAAGCAAGCAAGGATGCCGGATTTGCCAAGGTATGGAAGTCCTACAGCGACTTTATGGCATCCATTCGTGAATATCATGATTTAACGCTTAAGGAATATTATTTAAACCGCTAG
- a CDS encoding TRAP transporter small permease subunit, protein MLVNGLKNAVAVIDTFTELTGKIIAWLTLVMVLMTFIIVLLRYGFNLGWIAMQESVLYFHGIVFMLGAAYTLKADGHVRVDIFYQRFSAKTKALVNLLGGIFLLVPVVVFIFYISLDYVLISWQIMEKSSEAGGLPLVYLNKSLLLLLPVTLLLQGLAEIIRNLVFLLPGNDAGNSAGNSADNSKAGES, encoded by the coding sequence ATGTTGGTTAACGGGTTAAAAAACGCCGTCGCCGTCATTGACACCTTTACCGAGTTAACCGGCAAAATCATTGCCTGGTTAACTTTGGTCATGGTGTTGATGACTTTTATCATTGTCCTGCTGCGTTATGGCTTTAACCTTGGCTGGATCGCCATGCAGGAGTCGGTACTTTATTTTCACGGCATCGTTTTTATGCTCGGCGCCGCCTATACCTTAAAAGCCGACGGTCATGTGCGGGTCGATATTTTTTATCAGAGGTTTTCGGCTAAAACCAAGGCCTTGGTCAACCTGCTGGGGGGGATTTTTCTGCTAGTACCCGTGGTGGTGTTTATTTTCTATATCAGCCTGGATTATGTGCTTATTTCCTGGCAAATCATGGAGAAGTCTTCCGAAGCCGGCGGCCTGCCGCTGGTTTACCTCAATAAATCCCTGCTGCTGCTGCTGCCGGTAACCTTGTTATTGCAAGGGCTGGCAGAAATTATCCGCAACCTGGTTTTTTTGTTGCCGGGTAATGATGCCGGTAATAGTGCCGGTAATAGTGCAGATAACAGCAAAGCGGGAGAGAGCTAG